The Bacteroidetes bacterium GWF2_43_63 genome includes a window with the following:
- a CDS encoding pyridoxine 5'-phosphate synthase: MTRLSVNINKIATLRNARGGNVPDVLQVAVDCERFGAQGITVHPRPDERHIRYADVYALKPLVTTEFNIEGYPSADFLKLVLDVVPDQVTLVPDPPDALTSNAGWLVKENMDFLKKVIADFHSKGIRVSIFVDTDTENILAAAETGTDRLELYTEPYATHFPQDKQKAIASFIEAARAAGKAGLGLNAGHDLNLHNLRFFAENIPGLLEVSIGHALISDALYFGLENTVQMYLRQLRPA; encoded by the coding sequence ATGACGCGACTAAGTGTTAATATAAACAAGATCGCAACGCTGCGAAATGCACGGGGTGGAAATGTTCCGGATGTACTTCAGGTTGCTGTTGACTGTGAGCGCTTCGGAGCTCAGGGAATCACTGTTCATCCCAGACCCGACGAGCGTCATATCCGCTATGCCGATGTATATGCATTGAAACCGCTGGTGACAACGGAATTTAATATTGAGGGATATCCTTCGGCTGATTTTCTCAAACTTGTACTCGATGTGGTGCCCGATCAGGTCACGCTGGTGCCCGATCCGCCTGACGCGCTCACCTCGAATGCCGGATGGCTCGTGAAAGAAAACATGGATTTTCTGAAAAAAGTGATTGCTGACTTTCATTCAAAAGGAATCCGTGTTTCCATTTTTGTTGATACCGACACTGAGAATATTCTTGCAGCAGCAGAAACAGGAACCGACCGGCTTGAGCTCTACACAGAGCCATATGCCACCCATTTTCCACAGGATAAACAAAAAGCAATTGCATCATTTATCGAAGCCGCCCGGGCTGCCGGAAAAGCCGGGCTTGGACTCAATGCCGGGCACGACCTGAATTTGCATAATCTCCGTTTCTTCGCCGAAAATATTCCGGGACTTCTTGAAGTTTCCATCGGTCATGCACTCATCAGCGACGCTCTATATTTTGGGTTGGAGAACACCGTTCAAATGTATCTGCGTCAGCTGCGACCCGCATGA
- a CDS encoding outer membrane protein assembly factor BamA → MFKSLWCCLILVLLHVAVSAQTDKIIGVDYRNPRPYEIAGITVSGEFFASADNVISVSGLRVGQSIKVPGEEISNAVEKVYSNGMFEQVIISVTAVQGNFIYLDIYLQDRPRLSKYSISGIGKSEADNIREKLKLVRGDVVSQHTLMNAKRVIRSHFIDKGFYNAQVEVAQKPDTTAGNMVTIDFGINRGKKMKISEIAVSGNSQVEEKVIRKTMKETKEKKFYHVFKASKYIGSEFEKDKSAIIAKYKELGYRDISIVSDTIVIENEKELSIGLKIDEGPKYYFGDIAWVGNSKYSDKQLIEILGLKRGDVYNQTILESNLFYNLSGRDISSLYMDDGYLFFSVTPVEKSVIGDTINLEIQIYEGKQATINKVTLVGNTRTNDHVILREIRTKPGQLFNRSDIIRTQRELAQLRYFNNEKLAVNPKPNPTDGTVDIEYVVEETSTDQFELSGGWGLGRLVGTLGVSFNNFSMRNIFNGDSYRPLPTGDGQKLSIRGQSNGTYYQSYNMSFTEPWLGGKKPNALSISFFHSVQTNGISKADDGTYNTSGKLLEREVMNISGASVGLGKRLKWPDDYFMEYFTLSYQFYNFDEYFQTYSFTSGNANNVNFGIALSRSSSYDPIFPKSGSEISASVTFTPPYSYFTDKDYTTATDQEKFKWLEYHKWKFNATLYTKLFGDLVLMTRTKFGFLGMWNKDVGLSPFERFYLGGDGLSGFALDGREIIGMRGYGNSVLTPRDGSNASIGGTIYSKYTMELRYPISTNPMATIYLLSFLEAGNTWLKFEEFDPFAVKRSGGLGVRIYLPMFGLLGLDYGIPFDNVPGIQSKWEGQFHFSINSSID, encoded by the coding sequence ATGTTCAAATCTCTGTGGTGCTGTCTGATACTGGTTTTACTGCATGTTGCTGTAAGCGCCCAAACTGATAAAATTATTGGTGTCGATTATCGAAACCCGCGTCCATACGAAATTGCTGGCATTACTGTCAGCGGCGAGTTTTTCGCAAGTGCCGACAATGTAATTTCTGTTTCCGGCTTGCGGGTCGGTCAATCCATAAAAGTTCCCGGCGAGGAAATCAGCAATGCGGTTGAAAAAGTGTATTCAAACGGAATGTTTGAACAGGTTATCATTTCTGTAACCGCCGTTCAGGGTAATTTTATTTACCTCGATATCTATCTTCAGGACCGTCCCAGGTTGTCGAAATACAGTATTTCCGGGATTGGTAAAAGTGAAGCTGATAATATCCGCGAAAAGCTGAAACTGGTGCGTGGTGATGTTGTTTCACAGCACACCCTCATGAATGCCAAGCGTGTTATTCGCTCACATTTTATTGATAAAGGTTTTTATAATGCGCAGGTCGAGGTCGCTCAAAAGCCCGACACGACTGCAGGTAATATGGTCACTATTGATTTTGGTATCAACCGTGGTAAAAAAATGAAGATTTCGGAAATCGCAGTCTCCGGCAATAGTCAGGTAGAGGAAAAAGTGATCCGGAAAACAATGAAGGAAACCAAAGAAAAGAAGTTTTATCATGTTTTCAAAGCTTCAAAATACATTGGGTCCGAATTCGAAAAAGACAAATCTGCTATAATTGCAAAATACAAAGAGCTTGGGTATCGCGACATTTCAATAGTAAGCGATACAATTGTAATAGAGAATGAAAAGGAACTTTCGATCGGTTTAAAAATAGATGAAGGCCCAAAATACTATTTTGGCGACATCGCATGGGTGGGCAACAGCAAGTATTCCGATAAACAGCTGATCGAAATTTTGGGTTTGAAGCGTGGTGATGTGTATAACCAGACAATTCTGGAGAGCAATCTTTTCTATAACCTGAGCGGCCGCGATATATCATCGCTGTATATGGACGATGGCTACCTGTTCTTTTCTGTAACTCCTGTTGAGAAAAGCGTTATCGGTGATACCATCAACCTCGAAATTCAGATCTATGAAGGCAAACAAGCCACCATTAATAAGGTGACGCTGGTCGGAAACACCCGAACAAACGATCACGTAATTCTTCGTGAGATCAGAACAAAGCCGGGACAATTGTTCAATCGATCCGATATAATCCGCACCCAGCGCGAATTGGCGCAGCTCCGATATTTCAATAATGAGAAACTGGCCGTCAATCCAAAGCCAAATCCTACAGATGGCACCGTAGACATAGAATATGTTGTGGAAGAGACTTCCACCGACCAGTTCGAACTCTCAGGAGGCTGGGGTCTCGGCAGACTGGTTGGCACGCTTGGAGTGTCGTTCAACAACTTCTCCATGCGCAACATTTTCAACGGCGACAGTTATCGTCCACTTCCAACCGGCGATGGACAGAAACTCAGTATCCGTGGTCAGTCAAACGGGACTTATTATCAATCCTACAACATGTCGTTCACCGAACCATGGCTGGGTGGCAAGAAACCAAATGCACTGAGCATATCATTTTTTCATTCGGTGCAGACAAATGGGATTTCCAAAGCTGATGACGGGACCTACAATACCAGTGGTAAACTTCTTGAAAGAGAGGTGATGAATATTTCAGGTGCTTCCGTCGGTCTTGGAAAAAGGTTGAAATGGCCCGATGATTATTTTATGGAGTATTTCACTCTTTCCTATCAGTTTTACAATTTTGATGAATATTTCCAAACCTATTCTTTCACTTCGGGAAATGCCAACAACGTGAATTTTGGAATTGCATTGAGCCGCAGCTCATCATATGATCCCATTTTCCCGAAATCGGGCTCAGAGATTTCCGCTTCTGTAACTTTTACTCCGCCATATTCCTATTTTACCGACAAGGATTATACTACGGCTACTGACCAGGAAAAATTCAAATGGCTGGAGTATCATAAATGGAAATTCAACGCAACCCTCTACACTAAACTTTTCGGAGATCTGGTCCTTATGACAAGAACTAAGTTTGGTTTCCTGGGCATGTGGAACAAGGATGTTGGGTTGTCTCCATTCGAGCGCTTCTATTTGGGTGGCGACGGACTTTCGGGATTTGCACTTGACGGACGTGAGATTATTGGGATGCGTGGTTACGGGAATTCCGTGCTGACACCTCGCGATGGCTCCAATGCATCCATTGGTGGGACTATTTACAGCAAATATACCATGGAGCTGCGCTATCCGATATCGACCAATCCAATGGCAACTATTTATCTGCTATCGTTTCTTGAGGCCGGCAATACCTGGCTGAAATTCGAGGAATTTGATCCCTTTGCAGTTAAACGAAGTGGCGGACTTGGCGTAAGAATTTACTTACCTATGTTTGGTTTGCTGGGTCTCGATTATGGCATACCTTTTGACAACGTGCCCGGAATTCAGAGTAAATGGGAGGGACAATTCCACTTCTCAATCAACTCTTCAATTGATTAA
- a CDS encoding di-trans,poly-cis-decaprenylcistransferase, with protein MSVTKPVQKDIPQHIAIIMDGNGRWAKARGLDRAEGHRQGAETVKTIVKAAAKSGVKFLTLYAFSTENWKRPKEEVDAIMDLLVFMLERETEELNKNGVRLLTIGDISRLSDEARASLHKSIDVTAGNSVLTLVIALNYGARDEILRAVINISEDVSAGKISTAEIDEKLFGGYLYTAEIPDPDLLIRTSGEQRISNFLLWQLAYTELHFTSVTWPDFNEDEFNKALVTYSSRERRYGMTGEQIITNQDKKD; from the coding sequence ATCTCAGTGACAAAACCTGTACAAAAAGATATCCCTCAGCATATTGCAATAATCATGGACGGAAACGGCCGCTGGGCGAAAGCGCGCGGACTTGACCGGGCTGAAGGTCACCGTCAGGGCGCTGAAACAGTCAAGACAATTGTAAAGGCGGCAGCAAAGTCCGGCGTAAAATTTCTAACGCTCTATGCTTTTTCAACCGAGAATTGGAAACGACCAAAGGAAGAAGTGGACGCTATTATGGATTTGCTGGTTTTTATGTTGGAGCGCGAGACTGAAGAACTGAACAAAAACGGAGTGCGGCTGCTGACAATTGGAGATATCAGCCGGCTGTCGGATGAGGCCAGAGCTTCGTTGCATAAATCGATTGATGTTACCGCTGGAAATAGCGTGCTGACTCTTGTTATAGCACTCAATTACGGCGCAAGGGATGAGATTCTGCGGGCTGTAATTAATATTTCAGAGGATGTTTCTGCTGGAAAAATATCTACAGCAGAAATTGATGAAAAACTTTTCGGAGGCTATCTGTATACTGCTGAAATACCCGATCCAGATCTCCTGATCAGGACTTCAGGCGAACAGCGGATTTCAAATTTTCTTTTGTGGCAGCTTGCCTATACTGAGCTGCATTTTACATCGGTTACCTGGCCCGATTTTAACGAAGACGAATTCAATAAGGCTCTTGTAACCTATTCGTCACGTGAACGTCGTTATGGAATGACAGGGGAACAAATTATTACGAATCAAGATAAAAAAGACTGA
- a CDS encoding NAD kinase yields MRICVFLRNYSSDFNNEIQTVLDVVSQTNGQAIFCGHMQAQISAAFSLPSNTKFLKQDESVAGVADLVVSLGGDGTILETVNLIRDSGIPVMGVHFGRLGFLSNVRKEDFRLALDEFRKGNYTLSGRTVLEIDDCEQFFGKKIYALNEVSVHKSNASSMIAINTWVNGDFMNSYWSDGIILATPTGSTAYSLSCGGPILVPEAENFILTPIAPHNLSVRPIVISDKDVITFIPEGRTDTFILSLDSNQTVLNRGQKVSIRKAPFTINFVRLPADSFFCVIREKLMWGEDKRNK; encoded by the coding sequence ATGCGGATTTGTGTTTTTTTACGGAATTATTCCTCAGATTTCAACAACGAGATCCAGACGGTGCTTGATGTTGTTTCACAAACAAACGGTCAGGCAATCTTCTGTGGGCACATGCAAGCTCAGATCAGTGCTGCATTTTCGCTTCCATCGAATACAAAATTTCTTAAGCAGGATGAATCCGTGGCCGGAGTTGCCGATCTGGTTGTAAGTCTCGGCGGCGACGGCACAATACTGGAAACGGTGAATCTTATTCGCGACAGCGGCATTCCTGTTATGGGAGTTCATTTCGGCCGGCTTGGTTTTTTGTCAAATGTTCGCAAAGAGGATTTCCGTCTTGCTCTGGATGAATTCAGAAAAGGGAATTACACTCTTTCCGGCCGCACGGTGCTGGAGATTGATGACTGCGAACAGTTCTTTGGGAAAAAAATCTATGCCCTCAACGAAGTGTCGGTTCATAAAAGCAACGCCAGTTCTATGATCGCCATCAACACCTGGGTCAATGGCGATTTCATGAATAGTTACTGGTCCGACGGAATTATTTTGGCAACGCCAACAGGTTCAACAGCGTATTCCCTTAGTTGCGGAGGTCCGATTCTGGTTCCTGAAGCGGAAAATTTTATTCTTACTCCTATCGCGCCCCACAATCTTTCGGTCCGTCCAATCGTTATTTCCGACAAGGACGTCATCACTTTTATACCGGAAGGACGAACGGATACGTTTATACTTTCTCTTGATTCAAATCAGACTGTGTTAAATCGTGGACAAAAGGTATCGATTCGTAAAGCGCCATTTACCATCAATTTTGTACGCCTGCCCGCAGACAGCTTTTTTTGTGTCATCCGTGAAAAACTGATGTGGGGAGAGGATAAGCGCAATAAATGA